The Saccharomycodes ludwigii strain NBRC 1722 chromosome II, whole genome shotgun sequence genome window below encodes:
- the POP7 gene encoding ribonuclease P/MRP protein subunit POP7 (similar to Saccharomyces cerevisiae YBR167C | POP7 | Processing Of Precursor RNAs), giving the protein MIKNIKKKNLQDFVTVVGMGKAVGKALAIIAYYKLNYKTEISTTTVTVLDTYTSFSNNQDIVNDDFSDSENETVNIKKRLISGVQIRIYI; this is encoded by the coding sequence atgattaaaaatattaaaaaaaaaaacttacaAGATTTTGTAACCGTGGTAGGAATGGGGAAAGCTGTTGGGAAAGCGTTAGCTATAATAGCATATTATAAATTGAATTATAAAACTGAAATTTCAACCACAACAGTTACAGTTTTAGATACATATACCAGCTTCAGTAATAACCAAGATATAGTAAATGATGATTTCAGTGATTCTGAAAACGAAACGGTAAATATCAAGAAGAGATTAATTAGTGGTGTCCAAATACGTATCTATATTTaa
- the DAL3 gene encoding ureidoglycolate hydrolase (similar to Saccharomyces cerevisiae YIR032C | DAL3 | Degradation of Allantoin), producing MSTTKITINAEPLSVNNFRPYGSIVSPREQITKEIGEKQCNANQGTAIKIRKITQLQNDFNVKSTSNINIFQCFPQTIKTEEEKNTQHICKILEKHPYSSQTFIPLCGNPDKYQYLVIVSNGTDKPDFTSLKAFLCRGDQAVTYGKGTWHAPMIVINDAPITFSVLINECDIDEMDCVEYDNVQITVNL from the coding sequence ATGTCTACGActaaaataacaattaatGCTGAACCATTGTCAGTCAATAACTTTAGACCATATGGATCTATTGTATCTCCACGAGAGCAAATAACTAAGGAAATAGGAGAAAAACAATGCAATGCTAATCAAGGAACAGCaattaaaataagaaaGATTACCCAGCTTCAAAATGATTTCAACGTTAAATCAACTTCAAATATTAACATTTTTCAATGCTTTCcacaaacaataaaaactgaagaggaaaaaaatacacaacatatttgtaaaatattagaGAAGCACCCATATAGTTCCCAAACATTTATCCCGCTGTGTGGGAATCCTGATAAATACCAATATTTAGTTATTGTATCTAATGGCACTGATAAACCAGATTTTACTTCTTTAAAGGCATTTTTATGCAGAGGAGACCAAGCAGTAACATACGGTAAGGGTACTTGGCATGCACCAATGATAGTTATTAATGATGCACCTATAACTTTTAGTGTGTTAATTAATGAATGTGACATAGATGAAATGGATTGTGTTGAATATGATAACGTTCAAATCACCGTTAATTTATAA